CCCGCGCATACATCTTGCCGAAGCCGAACTCGGAACCCTGGGCCAGGAACCCGCTGACACCCGACGCGCTCCGGTAGTACTTGTCCTTGTTCTCGTTGCCCGCCGGCGTGCAGTCGACCACTACCGTGGCCCGCTCGATGGCTTCCCACGCCTCCAGCTTCGGTGCGTGACCCAGTTCCTCGAAGCCGGCCCACCGATCCTGGTCGACCGACAGATGAGCGCCGCGGCTGACCAGATCGTTGACCTTCCCCCGCTCACGGAGCAGGGGCGTCCGCTTGTGGAAGGTGACCTCGTCGATGCCGAAAGCTTCCTGGTTATCGGCCATGAGACCGATCAAGGGCTCCCCAATGGTTCCCGTCCCCACGATATGCACGATCCTGACCATTCAGAACTCCCGCTCGACCATATCTGACGGGTTCTCATAGTAGGCACTCGACCGCCGGATCGCAGGTCGGACTGCCTGGCGACCACCCACCATTCGCCCCCAACCGGCGGCGCGGATGCGGACGTCGGCAACGTGTACCGTTGACCCCTGGCCGGATTGCCAAGCCGGCCCCGCAGAGACGAGGAGGCTCCGTTGATCACACCCGATCGGCCATCGCCCGCCGACACCGGCCCGGCAATCCGCGAGTTGGGGTCCGGGGAGCGGAGGGCGGCGGTCGGGCTGATCAACACGGCCGCCGGTTGGTACCGGGAGTTCCTGCCGCCGGAGCAACTCCACACTCCCGAGATGGACGAGTCCGGCTGGGATGCCGAGGCGGATCGGATGACCTGGTGGGGCGCGATCTCGGACCAGGGCCTGATCGGGGTGACGGGTAGCGAGCCCATCGGGGACGTGGTGCTCCTCCGCCACCTGTACGTCCTCCCCGAGCACCAGCGGAGCGGTGTCGCCGGCGCCCTGATCCGCCATGTCGAGCAGACGGTGCCCGACCCGACCAGGATGATCGTGGCCGGAACCTACGCGGACAACTACAAGGCCCGCGGTGTCTTGGAGAAGAACGGCTACCGGCCGGCCGCCGACTCCGAGTCCGTCCTCCGTACCTACTACGACATCCCCGAGGACCGCCTCGTCAGCTCGATCGCCTACGTGAAAGCGGTTGGCTCGCGAGGGCGATGATCGCAACGTCGACCATGAGGGTTACGGGTAACCTGGTCGGGATGGTCCCTGTGACACCGGGTTCGCTCGCCGCAACGAGCCCCAACCATCACCCCCGGCGGTCCATCGTACGCTCGCGCACGGGATGGATGCCTTGAGCTCCCTGATCCGCATGTTCGGGCCGGCTGCCGGATACCGCCGGGATGACTGGCGCTTGCTCGGCCTGATGTATCTGGCCGGCCTGTTCCAAGGCTTCGCGCAGACCCAGGCCGTCAACACGCTCCCGTTCGTCCGGCTCACCTTCGAACTGTCCAAGTCCGACATGAGCTACCTGTTCGCCATCGCTCGCATCGGCTCTCTGGTTGCCGTCGTCTACGCGGTGTTCGGAGACCGCTGGGGGCGTAGAGGTCCGTTCCTGATGGCATACCTGATGCTCATGCTGGCCACCGGAGCCACGGCAGCGGCCTTCTCCCCCACGGTGTACACCGCCCTGCAGGTGGTCGCCCGCATGGGTGCGGCCGCGATGGCGATGCTGGCCACGGTCCTGCTGGCCGAGCAGGTCAACTGGAACAACCGAGCCTGGGCGATCAGCCTCTATTCGACCGCCGTGGCCCTCGGGTCGGGAGCGGGACTCCTCGCCCTCCCGATCGCCCAGACCAGCGAGACCGGTTGGCGCCTCCTGTTCGCGGCGTCGCTCGCCGGCCTTCCCATCTACCTGTGGTTGAGAGGGAGGGTCGAGGAGAGCAGGGTGTTCCAGTTCGACACCGGCGGCGGTGTGTTCGCCCCGCTCTTCGGCCGCTCTGCGGGGCGGTTCTGGCTGGCCGGCATCTACAGCCTCTCGGTGAGCGCCTTCTCGGCGGTGGCGGTGACGTTCGCCCTCGAACGTCTCGTCAACGGTCTCGGCCTGACCTCATCCGATGCGGCCCGCATCCTGCTGATCGGCGGCACGCTGGGAGGGACCGGCTTCTTCCTGGGCGGGCGCATGGGTGACACCCTGGGACGCAAGCCGGCCATCCTCCTCTCGCTGGTCGTGGGGCTGGCGGGCGGGATCGGCTTCTACTGGACGTCGAGCAGAGACCTTCTCATCGTGGCCGCGACGCTGTCGGCCTTCGGAAGCTCGGCCGCCCTGCCCGTCAGCGCCGCCCAGCGAACCGAGCTGTTCCCCACCGCCATCAGGGCCACCGCCACCCAATGGCTGCACACCCTGGCCGTGCTCGGGTCGATCCTCGGCCTGACCATCGCCGCCACCACCATCGAGCTCTGGAGCCTGCCGATGACGGTGACCGTGTTGGGGGTGGGGGTCCTCGTGGCGATGCTCGCCCAACTCCTCATTCCGGAAACGCTGGGCGACGAGATGGGTCACACGACCACCAAGCGGTAGCGCGGGTAAAGGGTTGCCAGGCGAAGGACGTTCATGGCGACCAATGCCCACCAGACGGCGCTGATCGATCCGGCCATGAGCAGCAGCAAGCATGCC
This region of bacterium genomic DNA includes:
- a CDS encoding GNAT family N-acetyltransferase is translated as MITPDRPSPADTGPAIRELGSGERRAAVGLINTAAGWYREFLPPEQLHTPEMDESGWDAEADRMTWWGAISDQGLIGVTGSEPIGDVVLLRHLYVLPEHQRSGVAGALIRHVEQTVPDPTRMIVAGTYADNYKARGVLEKNGYRPAADSESVLRTYYDIPEDRLVSSIAYVKAVGSRGR
- a CDS encoding MFS transporter, with product MSSLIRMFGPAAGYRRDDWRLLGLMYLAGLFQGFAQTQAVNTLPFVRLTFELSKSDMSYLFAIARIGSLVAVVYAVFGDRWGRRGPFLMAYLMLMLATGATAAAFSPTVYTALQVVARMGAAAMAMLATVLLAEQVNWNNRAWAISLYSTAVALGSGAGLLALPIAQTSETGWRLLFAASLAGLPIYLWLRGRVEESRVFQFDTGGGVFAPLFGRSAGRFWLAGIYSLSVSAFSAVAVTFALERLVNGLGLTSSDAARILLIGGTLGGTGFFLGGRMGDTLGRKPAILLSLVVGLAGGIGFYWTSSRDLLIVAATLSAFGSSAALPVSAAQRTELFPTAIRATATQWLHTLAVLGSILGLTIAATTIELWSLPMTVTVLGVGVLVAMLAQLLIPETLGDEMGHTTTKR